A stretch of the Psychroserpens sp. Hel_I_66 genome encodes the following:
- a CDS encoding glycoside hydrolase family 2 TIM barrel-domain containing protein encodes MVSRNKNIVRVILIASYIMIIALIVSGISALFGYLNTGADRSTMLHTEIKKIEQYAPKVIWAPLQNEGRPIDDQNLNAIENDYLDAWYVKHISYKTNNTAGIKDYYTDSARLNLYDMIALNTDQNITVESTTLEHHPTLEFFSEDGQLAVITDRDVVEYKRLFQDEKMVLESTEISTYKIVLLLEDGFWRIRHLVKTTTEDHNREHKPISTAHLNIKGINYYPQATPWNMFGDTFSKDTIAKDFKIIKDAGLNTVRVFVQYDDFGKANVDNAKLDQLKETLDAAEIAQLDVIVTLFDFYGNYDVLDWTLNSRHAETIVNTLKNHRALVAWDIKNEPNLDFESRGQTNVMAWLHTMIDLVKSVDDKHPVTIGWSNTQSAALLKDKVDFVSFHYYEDLEDLDTSIKKLKETIPDKALVMGEFGEASYNGFWNPFGNDQDDQADYHKKAQDIIAANNLQYVSWTLYDFTEIPKEVVGGLPWRKNAQKKFGFIDKKGAKKESFKYISKQ; translated from the coding sequence ATGGTAAGTCGTAATAAAAATATAGTTCGGGTCATTTTAATCGCATCCTATATTATGATTATAGCTTTGATTGTTTCGGGAATTAGTGCATTGTTTGGATATCTCAATACTGGGGCAGACCGCAGTACGATGCTTCATACCGAAATTAAAAAAATAGAACAATACGCTCCTAAAGTAATCTGGGCACCTTTACAAAATGAAGGTCGACCAATAGATGATCAAAATTTAAATGCCATAGAAAACGACTATTTAGATGCTTGGTATGTAAAGCATATCTCTTACAAAACAAATAATACTGCTGGTATAAAAGATTATTATACAGATAGCGCCAGACTCAATTTGTACGACATGATAGCGCTCAATACCGACCAGAATATTACGGTAGAATCTACGACTCTTGAGCACCATCCCACTCTAGAGTTTTTTAGCGAAGATGGACAACTAGCGGTTATTACAGATAGAGATGTCGTGGAATATAAACGTTTGTTCCAAGATGAAAAGATGGTTTTAGAATCTACGGAAATATCCACTTACAAAATAGTATTGCTCCTTGAGGATGGCTTTTGGAGGATTAGACATCTGGTCAAAACAACTACAGAAGATCATAACAGAGAACACAAACCCATTTCTACTGCTCATCTCAATATCAAAGGCATCAACTACTACCCGCAAGCGACACCTTGGAATATGTTTGGAGATACATTTTCTAAAGACACCATAGCCAAAGATTTTAAAATCATAAAAGACGCTGGGTTAAATACGGTACGGGTTTTTGTTCAATATGATGACTTCGGAAAAGCAAATGTTGATAACGCCAAACTAGATCAATTAAAAGAAACCTTAGACGCTGCAGAAATTGCTCAACTTGATGTTATCGTTACACTTTTTGATTTCTACGGAAATTATGACGTATTAGATTGGACGCTCAATAGTCGTCATGCAGAAACTATTGTCAACACATTAAAAAACCATAGAGCATTAGTTGCCTGGGACATCAAAAATGAGCCCAATCTAGATTTTGAATCTAGAGGACAAACCAATGTCATGGCATGGTTACATACCATGATAGATCTCGTAAAATCTGTTGACGACAAACATCCTGTAACCATTGGTTGGTCCAACACACAAAGTGCTGCTTTATTAAAGGACAAGGTTGATTTCGTCTCCTTTCATTATTATGAAGATTTGGAGGATCTAGATACTTCGATTAAAAAATTAAAAGAAACCATTCCAGATAAGGCTTTAGTTATGGGTGAATTTGGTGAAGCCTCTTATAACGGATTTTGGAATCCGTTTGGAAATGATCAAGACGATCAAGCCGACTACCACAAAAAAGCCCAAGACATTATCGCAGCTAATAATCTGCAATATGTGTCTTGGACTTTATATGATTTCACTGAAATACCAAAGGAAGTCGTAGGTGGACTTCCTTGGCGAAAAAATGCTCAAAAAAAATTCGGTTTTATTGATAAAAAAGGAGCAAAGAAGGAGTCGTTCAAATACATTTCTAAGCAGTAA
- a CDS encoding oligosaccharide flippase family protein — protein sequence MQSITAIRSKKISPEQLFMLSVLAVNGGNYLYNLILGRLLGPAQFADAAVLITFLLVLSFVAMTFQLVTAKFSVVFENSSFNNFISRIYKNATLFGVVLGTLVIVFAGQLQELFHTSSSSMFVIFGFGVPLYFVMSVNRGVYQGKKAFKSLSITYQAEMLSRLLITLGLIVFFDIQSSVVIAIGILISFGFGLIPIKFSSIKFRVTERIAKVEAKQVRNFFVITAFYELTQIIINNSDILLVKHYFESYDAGLYASLALIGRIVYFIAWMFVMLLLPTVVKLKKEGKATAPILFKYVGYIAVIASVIVFACGLFPETAITLLFGDSYLAMAPLLWKYALATGVFAISNIFAYYYLSLDRYVPVIFSGLFGMLQMGLVIFFHESLEQVVHMQIAAMFLLLIFQVVYFIYDSKSKAAKS from the coding sequence ATGCAATCAATTACAGCAATTAGATCAAAAAAAATCTCTCCAGAACAACTCTTCATGTTGAGCGTGCTAGCAGTCAATGGAGGCAACTATCTTTATAATTTGATATTAGGTCGACTTTTAGGTCCAGCACAATTTGCAGATGCTGCAGTGTTGATTACATTTTTATTGGTCTTGTCTTTTGTGGCAATGACATTTCAATTGGTGACTGCAAAGTTTTCTGTGGTTTTTGAGAACAGTAGTTTCAATAATTTTATATCCAGAATTTATAAAAATGCTACATTATTTGGTGTTGTTTTGGGAACTTTAGTGATTGTGTTTGCTGGTCAATTGCAAGAACTGTTTCACACGTCGTCATCCAGTATGTTTGTCATTTTTGGTTTTGGTGTACCTCTATACTTTGTAATGAGTGTAAATCGTGGTGTGTATCAAGGTAAAAAAGCATTCAAATCTTTATCGATCACCTATCAAGCCGAAATGTTAAGTCGATTACTAATAACGCTGGGCTTGATAGTTTTTTTTGATATCCAATCTTCTGTGGTAATCGCTATCGGAATTTTGATCTCTTTTGGATTTGGTTTAATTCCTATTAAATTCAGTTCAATCAAATTTAGAGTTACTGAGCGTATCGCAAAAGTAGAGGCAAAGCAAGTGCGCAATTTTTTTGTCATTACCGCTTTTTATGAACTCACGCAAATCATTATCAATAATAGTGATATTCTGTTAGTGAAACACTATTTTGAATCGTACGATGCAGGATTATATGCTTCATTGGCTTTAATTGGTCGAATTGTATATTTCATTGCTTGGATGTTCGTGATGCTATTATTGCCAACCGTTGTTAAGCTTAAAAAAGAAGGCAAAGCAACTGCACCAATATTATTTAAGTATGTTGGATATATTGCTGTTATTGCATCTGTAATTGTTTTTGCTTGTGGGTTATTTCCAGAAACAGCAATCACATTATTATTTGGTGATAGCTATTTAGCAATGGCACCTTTACTTTGGAAATATGCCCTGGCGACCGGTGTCTTCGCCATTTCGAACATTTTTGCATATTACTATTTGTCTTTAGATCGGTACGTGCCAGTTATTTTTTCTGGACTTTTTGGGATGCTTCAAATGGGATTGGTCATTTTTTTTCATGAGAGTTTGGAGCAAGTAGTGCATATGCAAATTGCAGCCATGTTTTTGTTGCTCATATTTCAGGTAGTTTACTTTATTTACGATTCAAAATCGAAAGCTGCCAAAAGTTAA
- a CDS encoding glycosyltransferase produces MKLAIVTAYPPSKVTLNEYAFHLVKHFRQKETITEIVLLTDKTEGTKDITFTEEGCKITVKECWAFNSYANIINVTKAINSTQPDAVLFNLQFMKFGDKKIAAALGLMLPLVCKLKKIPNVVLLHNILEEVDLGSAGFTSNKFMQKVYGFIGTSLTKLILQADTVAVTMQKYVTILEEKYNAKNVQLIPHGTFEVTEEQPTYSIPEGPLQVMTFGKFGTYKKVEGMIEAVEMVRASTGLDLEVVIAGTDNPNVPGYLAKVQEDYKHVPKVRFTGYVEEHEVPTLFNECAVTVFPYTSTTGSSGVLHQAGSYGKAVVMPDLGDLALLVKDEGYQGEFFEPTSVESLARAIEAIVTNESYRIALGKANYKAATAYPMSKITEMYLNAFSTIINSKKSTPNVDVITA; encoded by the coding sequence ATGAAATTAGCAATCGTAACAGCATATCCACCGAGTAAAGTCACTTTAAATGAGTATGCATTTCACTTGGTAAAACACTTTAGACAAAAAGAAACGATTACAGAAATTGTATTACTTACAGATAAAACTGAAGGTACTAAAGATATCACTTTTACAGAAGAGGGTTGTAAAATAACAGTAAAAGAATGTTGGGCTTTTAATAGCTACGCTAATATTATAAATGTAACTAAAGCGATTAACAGCACACAACCAGATGCAGTTTTATTCAATCTACAATTTATGAAGTTTGGAGATAAGAAAATTGCTGCAGCTTTAGGGTTAATGCTACCATTGGTTTGTAAACTTAAAAAAATTCCTAACGTTGTGTTACTTCACAATATATTAGAGGAAGTAGATTTGGGATCTGCAGGTTTTACATCTAATAAGTTCATGCAAAAAGTATATGGTTTTATAGGAACGAGCTTAACGAAATTAATATTGCAGGCAGATACGGTTGCAGTAACGATGCAAAAGTATGTGACTATTTTGGAAGAGAAATACAACGCTAAGAATGTACAATTGATTCCTCACGGAACATTTGAAGTTACGGAAGAGCAGCCAACCTATTCCATACCAGAAGGTCCGTTACAAGTGATGACCTTTGGTAAATTTGGAACTTACAAAAAAGTAGAAGGTATGATTGAAGCTGTTGAAATGGTTAGAGCTTCTACAGGTTTGGATCTAGAAGTTGTCATTGCAGGAACAGACAATCCAAATGTGCCTGGTTATTTAGCAAAAGTTCAAGAAGATTATAAGCATGTACCAAAGGTTCGTTTTACGGGTTACGTAGAAGAGCATGAAGTGCCAACATTGTTTAATGAATGTGCTGTAACTGTTTTCCCTTATACTTCAACAACAGGAAGCTCAGGCGTATTGCACCAGGCAGGAAGTTATGGTAAAGCGGTTGTGATGCCAGACTTAGGGGATTTAGCTTTATTGGTTAAAGATGAAGGATATCAAGGGGAGTTTTTTGAGCCAACTTCAGTTGAGAGTTTAGCCCGAGCGATTGAAGCTATTGTGACTAATGAATCTTACAGAATAGCATTAGGAAAAGCAAATTATAAAGCAGCTACAGCTTATCCAATGTCAAAAATTACAGAGATGTATTTGAATGCTTTCTCTACTATAATTAACAGTAAAAAATCAACTCCAAACGTAGATGTAATTACTGCTTAG